The following are encoded together in the Phaseolus vulgaris cultivar G19833 chromosome 9, P. vulgaris v2.0, whole genome shotgun sequence genome:
- the LOC137822271 gene encoding serine/threonine-protein kinase Aurora-1-like — translation MPVESVEHDASVDIWSLGVLCYEFLYGVPPFEAKEHSDTYRRIVHVDLKFPPKPIVSSGAKDLISQMLIKDSSQRLPLHKLLEHPWIVQNAEPSGVYRS, via the exons atgccag TGGAGAGTGTTGAACATGATGCGAGTGTGGATATATGGAGCCTTGGTGTTCTGTGCTATGAATTTCTTTATGGGGTTCCTCCCTTTGAGGCTAAAGAGCATTCGGATACCTACAGGAG gatAGTACATGTGGATCTCAAGTTCCCTCCTAAACCAATTGTGTCTTCTGGTGCAAAGGATCTTATCAGTCAG ATGCTGATCAAGGATTCCTCACAACGGTTACCATTGCACAAACTCCTAGAACATCCATGGATTGTTCAGAATGCGGAGCCTTCTGGTGTATATAGGAGCTAG